The following are encoded together in the Xanthomonas vesicatoria ATCC 35937 genome:
- a CDS encoding mannitol dehydrogenase family protein, with translation MQAPRLSLDTLATLTPAVSTPAYDPATTTIGIVHLGAGAFHRAHQAVYIDDLLADDPSWAICAVSLHSPQVRDALRPQDGLYTLALLDEHPQLRIIGTIRQVLCAAEEQAAVLARLADPAVRLVTLTITEKGYCLVGDTLDLHHPDIVHDLANPAAPRSAVGYLVAGLHRRMQAGLAPFTVLSCDNLTDNGHLLRRAVLLLARQHDAALAEWIKQHVSFPRSMVDSITPATDEALRTQVQAQTGLHDAWPIQRERYSQWVIEDDFCNGRPNLARVGVVLSDDIAGHARAKLRLLNAPHSTLAYLGSLLQLETVADAMAHRPLAAFAEALMREDIAPTLQPMDGFDAQRYSDAILARFRNPAIRHLLAQIAWDGSQKIPVRLLATIDDALAAGRPIDRLCLPVAAWLQFVRRQARNGVALADPLNDALSALGRAATGDAAGDIARFVAVDAVFGALSTDPRFIDALTSGYTALGDATPGRVDAVLAALSA, from the coding sequence ATGCAAGCCCCACGTCTTTCGCTCGATACCCTTGCCACCCTGACGCCAGCGGTTTCAACGCCCGCTTACGATCCAGCAACAACCACCATCGGCATCGTCCATCTGGGCGCAGGCGCCTTCCACCGCGCACACCAGGCCGTCTACATCGATGACCTGCTCGCAGACGATCCCAGCTGGGCCATCTGCGCCGTCTCGCTGCACAGCCCGCAGGTGCGCGACGCGTTGCGCCCGCAAGATGGCCTCTACACCCTCGCCCTGCTCGATGAGCACCCGCAACTGCGCATCATCGGCACCATCCGCCAGGTGCTGTGCGCCGCCGAAGAGCAAGCCGCCGTGCTCGCGCGCCTGGCCGATCCCGCCGTGCGGCTAGTCACCCTCACCATCACCGAAAAAGGCTATTGCCTGGTCGGCGACACGCTCGACCTGCATCACCCCGACATCGTGCACGACCTCGCCAACCCCGCCGCGCCGCGCAGTGCAGTCGGCTATCTGGTGGCCGGGCTGCACCGGCGCATGCAGGCCGGCCTTGCACCGTTCACCGTGCTCAGTTGCGACAATCTCACTGATAACGGCCACCTGCTGCGCCGTGCAGTACTGCTGCTGGCGCGCCAGCACGACGCAGCGCTTGCAGAATGGATCAAGCAGCACGTCAGTTTCCCGCGCTCGATGGTCGACAGCATCACCCCGGCCACCGACGAGGCACTACGCACCCAGGTACAGGCGCAGACCGGCCTGCACGATGCCTGGCCGATCCAGCGCGAGCGATACAGCCAGTGGGTGATCGAAGACGATTTCTGCAACGGCCGCCCCAACCTGGCGCGCGTTGGCGTGGTGCTCAGCGACGACATCGCCGGCCATGCGCGCGCCAAGCTGCGCCTGCTCAATGCCCCGCACTCCACGCTGGCGTATCTGGGCAGCTTGCTGCAGCTGGAAACCGTTGCCGATGCCATGGCGCATCGGCCGCTGGCGGCGTTCGCCGAAGCGCTGATGCGAGAAGACATCGCGCCCACACTGCAGCCGATGGACGGCTTCGATGCGCAGCGCTACAGCGACGCGATTCTTGCGCGCTTCCGCAATCCCGCCATCCGCCATCTGCTTGCGCAGATCGCCTGGGATGGCTCGCAGAAGATTCCGGTGCGCCTGCTCGCCACCATCGACGACGCACTTGCCGCGGGCCGGCCCATCGACCGCCTCTGTTTGCCGGTCGCCGCGTGGCTGCAGTTCGTGCGCCGGCAGGCGCGCAACGGCGTGGCCCTGGCCGACCCCTTGAACGATGCCCTGAGCGCGCTGGGACGTGCAGCTACCGGCGATGCAGCCGGCGATATCGCCCGCTTTGTCGCGGTGGATGCCGTGTTCGGTGCGCTGTCTACGGATCCGCGCTTTATCGATGCGCTGACCAGCGGCTATACCGCGCTGGGCGATGCCACGCCAGGCCGGGTGGACGCGGTCCTTGCTGCGTTGAGTGCCTGA
- a CDS encoding bleomycin resistance protein encodes MIRLSEHDQTIPVLPSRSIAQTLAFYRRLGFEGEAHPHDAGYAILRRGDVELHFFAHPDLDPASCYAGCYLRVSDVDAIHAAMQVAALPARGIPRVDPVGDKPWGMREFAIVDESGNLLRIGQVIGDR; translated from the coding sequence ATGATCCGGCTTTCAGAGCACGACCAGACCATCCCAGTCCTTCCCAGCCGCTCCATCGCGCAGACGCTGGCGTTCTATCGTCGGCTTGGCTTCGAGGGCGAGGCGCATCCGCATGACGCGGGGTACGCCATCCTGCGGCGCGGCGATGTGGAGCTGCACTTCTTCGCGCACCCGGATCTGGATCCGGCGAGCTGCTATGCGGGCTGCTATCTGCGGGTGAGCGATGTCGATGCCATCCATGCAGCGATGCAGGTAGCGGCGCTCCCGGCCCGGGGAATTCCAAGGGTCGACCCGGTGGGCGACAAGCCCTGGGGCATGCGCGAATTTGCGATCGTGGACGAGAGCGGCAATTTGTTGCGGATCGGGCAGGTCATCGGCGACCGCTGA